From a region of the Paenibacillus sp. FSL R10-2734 genome:
- a CDS encoding glycosyl transferase, with product MKFGTFDDTRKEYVINTPKTPYPWINYLGNEQFFGLISNTAGGYTFYRDARLRRLTRYRYNNIPLDTGGRYYYLYDDGDFWTPGWMPVKRDLDFYECRHGLGYTSITGERNGISVNQLAFVPMGHNAEVHRLKVKNTSSAKKSVKLFSFAEFCLWNAQDDMTNFQRNLSCGEVEVKESVIYHKTEYRERRNHYAFYSVNKAIAGFDTDRESFVGMYNGLESPQAVVAGEPTNSVASGWSPIGSHALNITLEPGEEQSFIFVLGYIENPEEDKWESPNVINKKPAEALIEQFATDAQVDAALAALAAHWDNLLSKYQIQSGDEKLDRMVNIWNPYQCMVTFNMSRSASYFESGIGRGMGFRDSNQDLLGFVHQIPERAKERILDIAATQFEDGSAYHQYQPLTKKGNNEVGTGFNDDPLWLILGTSAYIKETGDTSILDEQVPFDSNPDNTATLFEHLKRSFEHVTNNLGPHGLPLIGRADWNDCLNLNCFSTEPGESFQTTANIEGRVAESVFIAGLFVFVGPDYAEICRMRGLDDVAVDAEAKIDNMRDITLTHGFDGDWFLRAYDHYGDKVGSKENEEGKIFIEPQGICVMAGIGVENGQAEKALISVKEHLDTDYGIVLQQPPYSKYYLNLGEISTYPPGYKENAGIFCHNNPWIMIAETVLGHGDRAFEIYKKIAPAYLEDISEVHRTEPYVYSQMIAGKDAVRHGEAKNSWLTGTAAWNYVAITQSILGIQADFAGLKIEPCIPAEWNSFEITRVFRGDTYVIQIKNPNHVSKGVASLTLDGAAVEGNIITPVGDGAVHQVVVVLG from the coding sequence ATGAAATTCGGAACCTTTGACGACACTCGTAAAGAGTATGTAATTAACACACCTAAAACACCTTACCCTTGGATTAACTATCTTGGTAACGAGCAATTTTTCGGACTAATTTCTAATACAGCTGGTGGTTACACCTTCTATAGAGACGCTCGTCTCAGAAGATTGACCCGCTACCGTTATAACAATATCCCACTGGATACTGGCGGCCGCTACTACTATCTTTATGATGATGGTGATTTCTGGACCCCAGGCTGGATGCCAGTAAAACGTGATCTGGACTTCTACGAATGCCGTCACGGTCTTGGCTACACTTCTATTACTGGCGAACGCAATGGTATCTCTGTAAATCAACTAGCATTTGTACCTATGGGACACAATGCTGAAGTACATCGCCTTAAAGTGAAGAACACTAGCTCCGCTAAGAAATCCGTGAAACTGTTCTCTTTTGCAGAGTTCTGTCTGTGGAATGCACAAGATGATATGACTAACTTCCAACGCAATCTCAGCTGTGGTGAGGTTGAAGTCAAAGAATCCGTTATTTATCACAAAACAGAATATCGTGAGCGCAGAAATCACTACGCTTTCTACTCTGTGAATAAAGCAATTGCTGGTTTTGATACTGACCGTGAGTCTTTCGTAGGCATGTACAATGGTCTGGAAAGCCCGCAAGCTGTAGTTGCTGGTGAACCTACTAACTCCGTAGCTAGCGGCTGGTCCCCTATCGGATCGCACGCACTGAACATTACACTTGAACCAGGCGAAGAGCAAAGCTTTATCTTCGTACTTGGATACATCGAGAACCCTGAAGAAGACAAATGGGAATCTCCGAACGTAATCAACAAAAAACCAGCCGAAGCATTGATTGAGCAATTTGCTACAGACGCTCAAGTAGATGCTGCACTTGCTGCACTTGCTGCTCACTGGGATAACCTGTTGTCAAAATATCAAATCCAAAGTGGCGACGAGAAACTAGATCGCATGGTTAACATCTGGAATCCATATCAATGTATGGTTACCTTCAACATGTCCCGTTCCGCTTCTTATTTTGAATCCGGTATCGGCCGTGGTATGGGCTTCCGTGATTCCAACCAAGACTTGCTCGGATTCGTTCACCAAATCCCTGAGCGTGCTAAAGAACGTATTCTTGATATCGCTGCTACACAATTTGAAGATGGTAGTGCCTATCACCAATACCAACCACTCACCAAAAAAGGTAACAATGAAGTCGGCACCGGCTTTAACGATGATCCGCTTTGGTTGATCCTGGGTACGTCTGCTTACATCAAAGAAACTGGCGATACTTCGATTCTCGATGAGCAGGTTCCTTTTGATAGCAATCCGGATAACACCGCTACTCTGTTCGAGCACTTGAAACGCTCCTTCGAGCATGTAACTAACAATCTCGGACCTCACGGCTTGCCACTAATCGGTCGCGCAGACTGGAATGACTGCTTGAACTTGAACTGCTTCTCTACAGAGCCAGGTGAATCTTTCCAAACGACTGCCAACATTGAAGGTCGCGTAGCTGAATCCGTATTTATCGCGGGTCTGTTCGTCTTCGTTGGTCCTGACTACGCTGAAATTTGCCGTATGCGCGGACTTGACGATGTAGCTGTAGATGCTGAAGCTAAGATCGACAACATGCGTGATATCACACTTACCCACGGCTTCGACGGCGACTGGTTCTTGCGTGCTTATGATCACTATGGCGACAAAGTCGGCTCCAAAGAAAACGAAGAAGGTAAAATCTTCATCGAGCCACAAGGCATCTGCGTAATGGCTGGTATCGGTGTGGAAAATGGTCAAGCGGAAAAAGCTCTGATTTCGGTAAAAGAGCATTTGGATACGGATTACGGTATCGTGCTGCAACAGCCACCTTACTCCAAGTACTATCTGAACCTGGGTGAAATTTCCACGTACCCTCCGGGCTACAAAGAAAATGCTGGTATTTTCTGCCACAATAACCCTTGGATCATGATCGCTGAAACTGTTCTTGGACATGGCGACAGAGCGTTTGAAATCTATAAGAAGATCGCTCCTGCTTATCTTGAGGACATCAGTGAGGTTCACCGTACTGAGCCTTATGTATACTCACAAATGATCGCCGGTAAAGACGCTGTTCGTCACGGAGAAGCTAAAAACTCATGGTTGACTGGTACTGCTGCTTGGAACTATGTAGCGATTACACAATCAATCCTTGGTATTCAAGCGGACTTTGCCGGTCTGAAGATCGAACCTTGTATTCCTGCAGAGTGGAATAGCTTCGAAATTACACGTGTCTTCCGTGGAGATACTTATGTGATTCAAATTAAGAACCCGAACCATGTATCCAAAGGTGTAGCTAGTCTTACCTTGGATGGCGCAGCTGTAGAAGGTAACATCATCACTCCTGTCGGAGATGGCGCTGTGCATCAAGTGGTTGTAGTACTGGGCTAA
- a CDS encoding beta-L-arabinofuranosidase domain-containing protein → MMNKTMQDGRVAKDQTVSIKDDFWGGYIKLVQDVVIPYQYEALHDRAPGAEPSHAIANFEIAAGRKTGEFYGWVFQDSDVAKWLEAVGYSLSIKRDPELERQADEVIDLVGEAQQEDGYLNTYFTIKEPRKRWTNLNDCHELYCAGHFIEAAVSYYEATGKRKLLDIMCRMIDHIDSVFGPEEGKMRGYDGHQEIELALVKLYRLTGEERYLQLSSFFINERGQQPNFLKEQWDGLGSINFFTGQKENLDLKYYQSHLPVREQDVAVGHSVRAVYMYTAMADLAAITGDDTLREACERLWNNMTNKQMYITGGIGSTHRGEAFTFDYDLPNDSVYAETCASIGLIFFAHRMLRISPDARYADVMERALYNNVLGSMAQDGKHYFYVNPLEVWPQACSCNPDRRHVKSERQGWFGCACCPPNVARLLTSLNQYIYTVHGDTLYTNLYIGSELNTKFGGTDVVIQQESNYPWEGTVSMKINPAVAAEFGIALRIPAWSQGIEIRVNGQALNTAENMEQGYLVIRRMWKAGDVIEVNDPMETHRIYAHPNLRADAQKVTIQRGPLVYCLESVDNGEPLSSISLREDSEFTAVFDETLLGGAVVVEADGLRVDQEGWSGGLYNRKKAPLQPVKVKAVPYYLWGNRGSGEMKVWIPEGSM, encoded by the coding sequence ATGATGAACAAAACTATGCAGGATGGGCGAGTTGCAAAAGATCAAACTGTTAGCATTAAGGATGATTTCTGGGGAGGTTATATAAAGCTGGTACAGGATGTTGTAATCCCGTATCAATATGAGGCATTGCATGATAGAGCACCGGGAGCTGAACCAAGTCACGCCATCGCTAACTTTGAGATTGCTGCAGGCCGGAAGACAGGTGAATTTTACGGCTGGGTGTTTCAAGATAGTGATGTAGCCAAGTGGCTGGAGGCCGTCGGTTATTCCTTAAGCATCAAACGTGATCCTGAGCTAGAGCGTCAAGCAGATGAAGTCATTGATCTAGTTGGCGAGGCGCAGCAGGAAGATGGATATTTAAATACTTATTTTACGATAAAAGAGCCCAGAAAACGCTGGACCAATCTGAACGATTGTCACGAGCTATACTGTGCTGGGCATTTCATTGAGGCTGCCGTCTCTTACTATGAAGCTACCGGTAAAAGAAAACTGCTCGATATCATGTGCCGAATGATTGATCATATCGATTCTGTGTTTGGACCGGAAGAAGGCAAAATGCGGGGATATGATGGACATCAGGAGATTGAACTCGCGCTCGTTAAGCTGTATCGCCTCACAGGTGAGGAACGATATTTGCAGCTCAGCAGCTTTTTTATTAACGAGAGAGGCCAACAGCCAAATTTCTTAAAGGAACAGTGGGATGGTCTGGGGAGTATCAATTTTTTCACAGGACAGAAGGAAAATTTAGATTTGAAATATTATCAAAGTCATCTTCCGGTAAGAGAGCAGGATGTGGCTGTAGGACATTCGGTACGCGCTGTTTATATGTACACAGCTATGGCTGATTTAGCTGCAATTACGGGTGATGACACACTGCGTGAAGCATGCGAGAGACTGTGGAATAACATGACTAACAAGCAAATGTACATTACAGGAGGGATCGGATCTACGCATCGAGGGGAGGCATTCACCTTCGACTATGATTTGCCTAACGATTCGGTGTACGCAGAGACTTGTGCATCTATTGGGCTGATCTTTTTTGCCCATCGTATGCTGAGAATATCGCCGGATGCACGTTATGCCGATGTCATGGAGCGGGCACTTTATAACAATGTGCTGGGCTCGATGGCGCAGGATGGTAAGCACTACTTCTATGTTAATCCACTGGAAGTATGGCCTCAAGCGTGCAGCTGCAACCCGGATAGACGTCATGTGAAGTCTGAACGTCAAGGCTGGTTTGGCTGCGCCTGCTGTCCTCCGAATGTGGCACGCCTATTAACTTCGCTCAATCAATATATTTACACGGTTCATGGCGATACACTCTACACGAATTTGTATATTGGCAGCGAGTTGAACACCAAGTTTGGTGGTACTGATGTCGTGATTCAGCAAGAAAGTAACTATCCGTGGGAAGGCACAGTCTCAATGAAGATTAATCCCGCAGTAGCAGCAGAGTTCGGAATTGCACTGCGCATACCCGCTTGGAGTCAGGGAATTGAAATCAGAGTCAATGGTCAAGCCTTGAATACTGCTGAGAACATGGAGCAGGGGTACCTCGTTATCCGTAGAATGTGGAAAGCAGGAGACGTAATCGAAGTGAATGACCCTATGGAGACACATCGCATTTACGCACATCCAAATTTACGTGCAGATGCTCAAAAAGTAACGATTCAGCGTGGACCCCTTGTATATTGCCTTGAAAGTGTTGATAACGGTGAACCGCTAAGCTCCATTTCTTTAAGGGAAGATAGTGAATTCACTGCGGTATTTGATGAGACTTTGCTCGGTGGCGCTGTTGTTGTCGAGGCAGATGGGCTGCGTGTAGATCAAGAAGGCTGGAGCGGTGGACTTTACAACAGAAAGAAAGCACCCCTACAACCTGTTAAGGTCAAAGCTGTTCCGTATTACTTGTGGGGCAATCGTGGCAGTGGAGAGATGAAGGTATGGATTCCTGAAGGCAGTATGTAA
- a CDS encoding LacI family DNA-binding transcriptional regulator has product MRSEDIAKLAGVSRSTVSRVINNYSNVPEETRAKVLRVIEQHQYEPNSFARALAGKKTDTIGLFAISMNEKENVTRIYQNNYFAPFVDAVVDTSNARGCYVLIHTVYSPDDFIKVKQAFLQKRIDGGIIVGTQKDINIVREMVGLDSPLVLIDYDISEIMSEHLDRNHLAIVNSKDYEGTTEAIEYLISLGHQEIGIICGQMNTYSGRERYMAYEDTLKKHGLSMNERFILNGDFLKETAYEEVKKLLASGEPLPTAFFSSNDDMALSAMEAFSEYGINVPEDISIAGFDDIQLASRIQPKLTSVRLPIYEMSKAAVEKVIELCDSQQPTYSTISFPARLVERDSCQPPKK; this is encoded by the coding sequence ATGCGCAGCGAAGATATAGCTAAGTTGGCCGGGGTTTCCAGAAGCACGGTATCCCGCGTGATCAACAACTATTCCAACGTCCCTGAAGAGACCCGGGCCAAAGTGCTGCGGGTAATTGAGCAACATCAGTACGAACCGAACAGCTTTGCAAGGGCTTTAGCCGGTAAAAAGACCGATACGATCGGACTTTTCGCCATCAGTATGAACGAGAAGGAGAATGTCACACGAATTTATCAGAACAATTACTTTGCACCATTCGTTGATGCCGTAGTCGACACTTCGAATGCCCGCGGATGTTATGTACTGATTCATACGGTGTACTCTCCCGACGATTTTATCAAGGTAAAGCAAGCTTTTCTTCAAAAACGGATTGACGGCGGTATAATCGTCGGCACTCAGAAGGATATTAATATCGTCCGAGAAATGGTAGGGCTCGACTCACCTCTCGTACTAATTGATTATGATATCTCTGAGATTATGTCGGAGCATCTCGACCGCAATCATCTGGCCATTGTGAACTCCAAGGATTACGAGGGTACCACAGAAGCGATTGAATATTTGATCTCTCTAGGTCATCAAGAGATCGGTATCATCTGTGGGCAAATGAATACGTACTCTGGTCGAGAGCGTTATATGGCCTATGAAGATACGCTGAAAAAGCATGGTCTGTCTATGAATGAGAGATTTATCCTAAATGGTGATTTTCTGAAAGAGACTGCTTACGAAGAGGTTAAGAAGCTTCTTGCTTCTGGTGAACCTTTACCAACAGCCTTCTTCTCATCCAACGATGACATGGCTTTATCAGCGATGGAAGCGTTCTCCGAGTATGGAATTAATGTCCCTGAGGATATCTCCATTGCCGGATTTGATGACATTCAGCTAGCATCCCGTATTCAGCCTAAGCTGACCTCTGTACGCTTGCCGATTTACGAAATGTCCAAGGCTGCAGTGGAAAAAGTAATCGAGCTGTGTGATTCACAGCAACCTACTTACAGTACGATCAGCTTTCCAGCTCGTTTAGTGGAGAGAGATTCCTGTCAACCGCCGAAGAAATAG
- a CDS encoding AraC family transcriptional regulator, with protein MGPSFIHFAAPPFPYFLECNRTVYQPGEQHPNRRHIGIFDLIIVEQGCLFIGEEHNQWEVSAGHTLLLLPDRYHYSVKPCEETTSFIWIHFHTLADWSSSEAEPVYINRETHFRQFLTHPYTIRVPQFGPLPDPFERSGQAEMLLQLSAGRRSSAVWQQQRIFEEMLRMMDLAQHDTSESHAVEIAEQTETYIRNHYAEPLSNASLADALHFHYNYLARCMKRVYGLTPMEYLTDYRLEQAKLLLLKTELSIAGVAERTGFESTAYFSRRFAQQIGISPLRFRKRYSR; from the coding sequence ATGGGTCCTTCATTTATACATTTCGCTGCGCCGCCATTTCCTTATTTTCTAGAATGCAATCGCACGGTTTATCAACCCGGAGAGCAACATCCGAATAGAAGGCATATCGGGATATTTGATCTAATTATCGTGGAACAAGGATGTCTATTTATCGGTGAAGAGCATAATCAATGGGAGGTTTCAGCTGGTCATACACTGCTCTTACTACCTGATCGCTATCATTATTCCGTTAAGCCATGCGAAGAGACTACTTCATTCATATGGATTCATTTTCATACCCTCGCAGATTGGTCTAGCTCTGAGGCTGAACCCGTGTATATCAACCGTGAAACACATTTTCGGCAGTTTCTTACTCATCCGTATACCATTCGAGTACCGCAGTTCGGCCCCCTCCCTGACCCTTTTGAACGGAGTGGACAAGCCGAAATGTTGTTACAGCTGTCCGCTGGGCGGCGTTCCAGCGCGGTATGGCAGCAGCAACGGATATTTGAAGAAATGCTGCGGATGATGGACCTAGCACAGCATGATACTTCAGAAAGTCACGCGGTGGAAATCGCTGAGCAGACGGAGACTTATATCCGCAATCATTATGCGGAACCTCTCTCCAACGCCTCTCTCGCAGACGCGCTGCATTTCCACTATAACTACCTTGCTCGTTGTATGAAACGGGTATATGGACTGACTCCGATGGAGTATTTGACGGATTACCGTTTGGAACAGGCCAAGCTACTGCTGCTTAAGACAGAGCTCTCTATAGCCGGGGTCGCAGAACGTACCGGTTTCGAGAGCACTGCCTACTTCTCGCGTAGATTTGCTCAGCAGATTGGAATCTCTCCGCTTCGCT